One region of Oncorhynchus nerka isolate Pitt River linkage group LG22, Oner_Uvic_2.0, whole genome shotgun sequence genomic DNA includes:
- the LOC135563817 gene encoding protein PIF-like, protein MSGSLLLAQSVLPTPLKCPSCHQAGARKVKGQCAVCKRCSETLRRVYQFCWACGREWHQSGGTLEGQGVHFSCPLPGCALRAALLSPEVIVDPSSSAQGCPFFRACPHCKAILTHTGEGCPNIICPHCQKEFCFRCLKKECYDYEEEDNDDNDDNDDDDDDDDDFEYPLPCTVVDNSQSLRELEL, encoded by the exons ATGAGTGGCTCACTTCTGCTTGCACAG TCTGTTCTTCCAACCCCACTGAAGTGCCCCAGTTGCCACCAGGCTGGGGCCAGAAAGGTCAAAGGTCAGTGTGCTGTGTGTAAGCGCTGCTCCGAGACCCTGCGCCGTGTCTACCAGTTCTGCTGGGCCTGTGGGAGGGAGTGGCACCAGTCAGGAGGAACCCTGGAGGGCCAAGGGGTCCATTTCTCCTGCCCTCTGCCAGGCTGCGCCCTCAGggctgccctcctctccccagagGTCATTGTTGATCCAAGCAGTTCAGCCCAGGGATGCCCCTTCTTCAGGGCCTGTCCTCACTGTAAGGCCATCCTCACTCACACTGGAGAGGGATGCCCTAATATCATCTGTCCACACTGCCAAAAGGAGTTCTGCTTCCGCTGCTTGAAGAAGGAGTGCTATGATTATGAAGAGGAAgataatgatgataatgatgataatgatgatgatgatgatgatgatgatgattttgaGTATCCTTTACCATGCACTGTGGTGGATAACAGTCAGTCTCTCAGAGAGTTGGAACTGTAG